A window from Fusarium oxysporum f. sp. lycopersici 4287 supercont2.48 genomic scaffold, whole genome shotgun sequence encodes these proteins:
- a CDS encoding uncharacterized protein (At least one base has a quality score < 10), with protein MRFESLAYMGLAGSATASVILSNDVPLTGPSFLPNFDISKTDFLNEAKEKFPSLVEELFDTKILNKTDLIFAVDVFSASTNDSLYSYFHVGDTYKDTLTKGKLTEDTIFRTGSVTKVFTVYAIIAKAGIEALSYPVSIFLPELLGNSSSNPLERIDWSEITVGALATHQAGTSGPGEYFKLNPNTTGDDREGFLEFMRDTQVPTMGPWRSALYSDAGFGVLTLILERLTGQEYKDAIKDIIFEPLGMDSSSAVVPNGSDVDAVARTGLKSWGIDVPIVAGSGGIYSSAKDLRLAGISILNSDLLSSSTTREWMKPRSSTGTLVELVGAPWEITRLTLPTGPGSNRTRVSDLYLKAGGNDDYTCFIALSPDHGIGFSILIAGETATPARWPLRDVTGTTFITAAEYAAAESAEKNLTGTFVVKGSETTNITIEVTKGEPGLKLKSWYVKGQDAVEDTSSRLYPMGLYSNSRSLAAQYNIKGKFSTAFRVVSGLATPAPRAAVEGGKGGLFDQSQAWMNIGASGTADELIFNMEDTTVVSIISPYDGTEFVRVD; from the exons ATGCGTTTCGAATCTTTGGCCTATATGGGCCTTGCTGGCTCTGCAACAGCCAGCGTCATCCTCTCAAATGATGTTCCTCTTACTGGCCCCTCTTTTCTCCCTAACTTCGACATTTCTAAGACAGATTTCCTCAAtgaagccaaggaaaagTTCCCATCATTGGTCGAAGAACTCTTTGATACTAAGATCCTGAATAAAACAGACCTCATTTTTGCGGTTGATGTCTTTTCAGCCTCGACCAATGATTCGCTTTACAGTTACTTCCATGTTGGCGATACATACAAAGATACTCTCACAAAGGGAAAACTGACTGAGGATACAATCTTCAGGACTGGCAGCGTGACAAAGGTCTTCACTGTGTATGCTATCATTGCTAAGGCTGGCATTGAGGCATTGAGCTATCCTGTGTCCATTTTTCTGCCTGAGCTTTTGGGTAATTCGTCTAGTAACCCACTGGAGAGAATCGACTGGAGTGAAATTACTGTGGGAGCACTTGCTACACATCAGGCTGGCACCAGTGGCCCTGGAG AATACTTTAAACTCAACCCAAATACCACTGGAGACGATCGAGAAG GCTTTCTTGAATTTATGCGGGATACACAGGTCCCTACTATGGGCCCTTGGCGAAGTGCGCTGTACTCCGATGCCGGGTTTGGCGTTCTGACTTTGATCCTTGAGCGGCTTACTGGCCAAGAGTACAAAGACGCAAttaaagatattatcttTGAACCACTTGGAATGGACTCTTCCTCTGCAGTGGTTCCCAATGGCTCGGACGTGGATGCCGTAGCCCGGACTGGGCTCAAGTCATGGGGCATTGATGTCCCTATTGTGGCTGG ATCTGGTGGCATCTATTCATCTGCCAAAGACTTGCGACTCGCGGGAATCTCTATCCTGAACTCCGACCTCCTCTCATCTTCCACTACTCGGGAGTGGATGAAGCCTCGCAGTAGCACTGGCACCCTTGTCGAGCTTGTCGGGGCACCCTGGGAAATCACACGTCTCACCCTCCCTACTGGCCCTGGCTCGAACCGCACCCGTGTCTCTGACCTATATCTCAAAGCTGGCGGTAACGATGATTATACCTGCTTTATCGCCCTTTCGCCAGACCATGGTATTGGCTTCTCGATTCTAATTGCCGGCGAAACTGCCACCCCTGCGCGTTGGCCACTTCGCGACGTTACAGGAACAACCTTCATCACAGCAGCTGAGTACGCCGCGGCGGAAAGTGCCGAGAAGAACCTCACCGGTACATTCGTCGTCAAGGGCTCTGAGACAACAAACATTACCATTGAAGTCACGAAAGGAGAGCCTGGATTAAAGTTGAAGTCTTGGTACGTTAAAGGACAAGACGCAGTTGAGGATACTTCGTCACGCCTCTACCCAATGGGTCTCTATTCCAACTCTCGCTCTCTAGCCGCACAATACAATATCAAGGGCAAGTTTTCTACAGCTTTCCGCGTGGTTTCTGGACTTGCAACCCCTGCACCTCGTGCTGCCGTTGAGGGCGGCAAAGGAGGATTGTTCGACCAGAGTCAGGCCTGGATGAATATTGGAGCCTCTGGGACTGCTGATGAGCTCATCTTCAATATGGAGGATACAACAGTCGTTAGCATCATTAGTCCCTACGATGGGACGGAATTTGTTCGAGTAGACTAG
- a CDS encoding uncharacterized protein (At least one base has a quality score < 10), with protein MALPKQVDVLVVGSGNAGFAAALSAVQNGAESVLLIDKCPENWVGGNSFFTAGAYRIAHGGLQDILPIVNNVSPEQADKIDLAPYTEKDFQNDMDRVCMGRSDPELSKSLIQNSNATIKWLAANGIRFQLSFNRQAYEVDGRIKFWGGMCIKTEDGGKGLIQDYLAAIKKHNVQVSWSTGLTGLKKHSFNDGYEVEVSLNGVKRTLTAGAVILAAGGFESNPQMRSQFLGPGWDLAMVRGTPYNTGDVLGLAIQQLGAQAVGNWSGCHSVAWDANAEPNTGDREASNEYTKSGYPLGLMLNVDGARFVDEGVDLRNYTYAKFGRAILQQPEHLAFQVWDSRTSGWLRSEEYREERVERITANTLEELADKCAERGLRNKSAFIDTVREYNEAVYAHRLPNIYVAGEMVGGLFYSNYPGGSGLTSGAVFGAKAGKEAAKSVAGGRSISSRL; from the exons ATGGCTCTTCCAAAACAAGTCGATGTCCTAGTTGTAGGCAGTGGCAACGCTGGTTTTGCAGCAGCTCTCTCAGCAGTTCAGAACGGCGCAGAAAGTGTCCTGCTTATCGACAAGTGTCCCGAGAACTGGGTCGGTGGAAACTCTTTTTTCACCGCTGGCGCGTATCGAATTGCCCATGGCGGACTTCAAGATATCCTGCCAATCGTCAACAACGTGTCCCCGGAACAAGCCGACAAGATCGATCTAGCTCCTTATACCGAGAAAGACTTTCAAAACGATATGGACAGAGTCTGCATGGGACGCTCAGACCCTGAACTCTCAAAGAGCCTCATTCAGAACTCCAATGCTACTATCAAGTGGCTTGCTGCGAATGGAATACGATTCCAGCTTTCCTTCAACAGGCAAGCATATGAGGTTGATGGGAGGATTAAGTTCTGGGGTGGTATGTGTATCAAGACCGAGGATGGAGGCAAGGGTCTCATTCAAGACTATCTtgctgccatcaagaagCACAATGTCCAAGTTTCGTGGTCAACTGGCCTCACGGGATTGAAGAAGCACTCTTTCAATGACGGTTACGAAGTTGAAGTCTCTCTTAATGGCGTCAAGCGTACATTGACCGCTGGTGCTGTAATCCTAGCTGCCGGCGGTTTCGAGTCAAATCCTCAGATGCGAAGTCAATTCCTTGGGCCTGGCTGGGACTTGGCCATGGTTCGAGGGACACCTTACAATACTGGCGATGTTCTGGGACTGGCTATCCAACAACTTGGCGCGCAGGCTGTGGGCAACTGGTCTGGTTGCCACTCTGTTGCCTGGGACGCCAATGCTGAACCCAACACGGGTGACCGAGAAGCTTCCAACGAGTACACCAAGTCAGGATACCCTCTTGGCCTCATGCTCAACGTTGATGGCGCGAGATtcgttgatgaaggtgttGATCTTCGAAACTACACCTATGCCAAGTTTGGCCGAGCtattcttcaacaacccgAGCATCTTGCTTTCCAGGTCTGGGACTCCAGAACAAGCGGTTGGCTACGGTCAGAAGAGTACCGCGAGGAACGTGTTGAGCGCATTACTGCTAATACTCTGGAGGAGCTCGCCGACAAGTGCGCAGAACGAGGCCTCCGAAATAAGTCTGCCTTTATTGACACTGTTCGTGAATACAACGAAGCAGTCTATGCTCACCGTC TGCCAAACATCTATGTTGCGGGAGAGATGGTGGGAGGCCTGTTCTACTCAAATTACCCTGGTGGAAGCGGCCTGACTTCAGGTGCTGTTTTTGGAGCCAAGGCTGGAAAAGAGGCTGCGAAATCTGTTGCAGGCGGCCGATCAATCTCAAGCCGGCTATAG
- a CDS encoding serine/threonine protein kinase, giving the protein MTEPLEVEFRKWVNDNARTGVNGFDEEKKYVSGIQLENYWSSTTLCEIISTIDPPLSVPVDTIRKKYLRIFSILVFIRKLGNIILFLQRGTNDSNLPLGTHHLLDEWHGCLDDFLDQQWQFCPWVFPRLESDKRQLPARQILPIRYKGPVMREGWSSPAARIHIVNIDDDYCQSIPREAVFKIYEGVDTRQLYNREAEVYTRLRRLDAISITNCYGSFEYTETNKRIIILEYTREGSLLDFFKKTPPDNSSDLELLWRRLLLLLDGLYLLHNPDKSDSRSLSGIHHDIQPANILVFREEGNSAYDVSFKLADFGLAEIVRIDGGEGVTVPIDNEGNRMYSAPESYSNYRIMSEVRPHLNSVADLWSLGAVYSDFLAWSIGGGERQESYRTKRKNAIAKLSHITEAGFDACFHDGDKRLPAVEDFHKGVLKDKVDGDFVSPCMSQFILEFMMVEPRVRLMAMQAKGRAINMINAAKSGPTLQRPTTPEIIHPVRNRPSSYSHERKVSVCEVYEALMNKRSSWKQFRRYRSHPSDVGMSLPGMQNARNQINRHGGRDQILVIDDYESMIEHRRNVKETARVISYSVKVSDKDGMDLYFASDSCNPQKCQNSSDVEAKIRNKVTVSGCCDMKKCLEDVMDQVKANGTKPTGIYIFTDGIWDPEHKPEVKDVIHESIDLLIKKNAKPADLMFQFIQFGRDPEGSKRLKFLDDGCKRTHRGVEYDIVDTKHCDDHVPKIIIGSISKHNDNDD; this is encoded by the exons TTTCTATCTTAGTCTTTATTAGAAAACTAGGGAACATTATCCTCTTCCTACAACGGGGAACTAACGACAGCAACCTACCTTTAGGAacccatcatctccttgacGAGTGGCATGGCTGTCTTGATGATTTCCTGGACCAACAGTGGCAATTTTGTCCGTGGGTGTTTCCCAGACTGGAAAGCGACAAGCGACAACTACCAGCGCGGCAGATATTACCAATTCGATACAAGGGCCCAGTGATGAGAGAAGGCTGGAGTTCGCCTGCAGCACGGATACATATAGTCAATATAGATGACGATTATTGTCAATCTATTCCACGA GAAGCTGTTTTCAAGATCTATGAAGGCGTCGATACAAGACAACTCTATAATAGAGAAGCCGAAGTGTACACAAGACTTAGAAGACTTGACGCGATTAGTATTACAAACTGCTATGGCTCCTTCGAATATACCGAAACCAACAAGCGAATTATTATCTTGGAATATACCCGTGAAGGCTCTCTGcttgacttcttcaagaagacACCCCCGGATAATTCTAGCGATCTAGAATTGCTTTGGCGGCGCTTGTTACTGCTACTAGATGGCCTTTACCTGCTTCACAATCCAGACAAAAGTGATTCTAGATCCCTTTCTGG GATTCACCATGATATCCAGCCAGCGAATATTTTGGTATTTCGAGAAGAGGGAAACTCTGCCTACGACGTCTCCTTTAAGCTTGCGGACTTTGGCCTGGCTGAAATTGTCAGAATAGATGGTGGCGAGGGCGTCACAGTGCCTATAGATAATGAAGGGAATCGAATGTATT CGGCCCCTGAGTCTTACTCTAACTACAGGATTATGAGCGAAGTTAGACCTCACCTTAACTCCGTTGCGGACTTATGGTCACTCGGGGCTGTTTACAGTGACTTTCTCGCCTGGTCCATAGGAGGTGGTGAGCGTCAAGAGAGTTATCGTacaaagagaaagaatgcAATTGCGAAACTTAGTCACATCACAGAAGCTGGGTTCGATGCATGCTTCCACGACGGAGACAAAAGGCTTCCCGCAGTTGAAGACTTTCACAAGGGGGTTCTCAAAGACAAAGTTGATGGAGACTTCGTCTCCCCTTGCATGAGTCAGTTCATTCTTGAGTTCATGATGGTGGAACCTCGAGTACGATTGATGGCGATGCAAGCTAAGGGGCGCGCCATAAACATGATCAACGCCGCGAAGTCAGGTCCCACGCTGCAGCGGCCAACAACTCCTGAAATCATCCATCCTGTGAGGAACAGGCCGAGCTCTTACAGTCATGAGAGAAAGGTATCTGTGTGTGAGGTTTACGAGGCACTGATGAATAAAAGGAGCAGCTGGAAACAATTTAGGAGATACCGAAGTCATCCCTCCGATGTTGGGATGAGTCTTCCAGGTATGCAGAACGCTCGGAACCAAATTAATCGTCATGGTGGACGAGATCAA ATTCTGGTAATCGATGATTATGAGTCAATGATAGAGCATAGGAGAAACGTTAAGGAGACCGCCAGAGTTATCAGTTACTCAGTCAAAGTGTCTGACAAAGATGGTATGGATCTTTATTTTGCCTCTGATTCCTGCAACCCTCAAAAGTGCCAAAACAGTTCAGACGTCGAGGCCAAGATTAGGAACAAAGTAACAGTCAGTGGATGCTGTGACATGAAGAAGTGTTTGGAAGACGTGATGGACCAAGTCAAGGCAAACGGAACGAAACCGACAGGCATCTATATTTTCACTGATGGAATATGGGACCCAGAACATAAGCCCGAAGTGAAGGATGTCATTCACGAATCTATCGACCTTCTAATCAAGAAAAACGCAAAGCCAGCAGACCTTATGTTCCAATTCATCCAATTTGGTCGTGACCCTGAAGGGTCGAAGCGGCTTAAGTTCCTCGACGACGGCTGCAAAAGGACACACAGAGGGGTAGAATA CGACATCGTCGACACCAAACACTGCGATGACCACGTCCCTAAGATTATCATAGGCAGTATTTCTAAACATAATGACAATGACGACTAA